A single genomic interval of Zonotrichia albicollis isolate bZonAlb1 chromosome 33, bZonAlb1.hap1, whole genome shotgun sequence harbors:
- the AQP2 gene encoding aquaporin-2, with the protein MMWELRSIAFSRAVLAEFLATLVFVLFGLGSALNWPSAPAPSTLQIALAFGLAIGTLVQALGHVSGAHINPAVTLGCLLGSQLSLLRAVFYVAAQLLGGVVGAAILHEVTPASARQGLALNKLHNETTTGQAVTVELFLTFQLVLCVFASTDERREDNLGSPALSIGLSVAVGHLLGIRYTGCSMNPARSFAPAVVVGDFSDHWVFWVGPLIGAAAASILYNFVLFPQAKTLSERLAILKGCEPEQDWAEREARRRQSVELHSPQSLPRGMSEKV; encoded by the exons ATGATGTGGGAACTGCGCTCCATCGCCTTCAGCAGGGCCGTCCTGGCGGAATTCCTGGCCACTCTGGTCTTCGTGCTCTTCGGCCTGGGCTCAGCGCTGAACTGGCCCTCGGCGCCGGCGCCGAGCACGCTGCAGATCGCGCTGGCCTTCGGGTTGGCCATCGGCACGCTGGTGCAGGCCCTGGGCCACGTCAGCGGCGCCCACATCAACCCGGCCGTGACGCTGGGCTGCCTGCTGGGCtcgcagctctccctgctccgcGCCGTCTTCTACGTGGCGGCCCAGCTGCTGGGGGGCGTCGTGGGCGCCGCCATCCTGCACGAGGTGACCCCGGCCAGCGCCCGCCAGGGCCTGGCCCTCAACAAG CTGCACAATGAGACCACGACGGGGCAGGCGGTGACGGTGGAGCTGTTCCTCACCTTCCAGCTGGTCCTGTGCGTCTTTGCTTCCACGGACGAGCGGCGTGAGGACAACCTGGGCTCCCCTGCCCTCTCCATCGGCCTCTCTGTGGCCGTGGGGCACCTCCTCGGG ATCCGTTACACCGGCTGCTCCATGAACCCCGCCAGGTCCTTCGCCCCCGCCGTCGTCGTTGGAGACTTCAGTGACCACTGG GTGTTCTGGGTGGGCCCCCTGATTGGGGCTGCAGCGGCCTCCATCCTCTACAACTTCGTGCTGTTCCCACAGGCCAAAACGCTCTCGGAGCGCCTGGCCATCCTCAAGGGCTGCGAGCCCGAGCAGGACTGGGCCGAGCGCGAGGCCCGGCGGCGCCAGTCCGTGGAGCTGCACTCGCCCCAGAGCCTGCCCAGGGGCATGTCTGAGAAGGTGTAG